The following proteins are co-located in the Oncorhynchus clarkii lewisi isolate Uvic-CL-2024 unplaced genomic scaffold, UVic_Ocla_1.0 unplaced_contig_7924_pilon_pilon, whole genome shotgun sequence genome:
- the LOC139403156 gene encoding ecto-ADP-ribosyltransferase 5-like — MMMRLKGLSVLLLWDNQAWTAAEDHYKEKGKLSKNYSLAIQVYVNATSNVYKSFNAATRTQKESYKTAFKYHSLHFFLANALRMLNKNKNNKNKTFQTFRGSKDSFEGVQYEMRFGQFTSSSLDKKIAGERFGSRSCFEITTYLGAPLGEYTSQMAHEKEVLIPPYEVFKITEVLKRTDKKDLWCDVVYKLESTKKEKSDLDCSLFKQFQGE, encoded by the coding sequence ATGATGATGAGGTTGAAGGGTCTTTCTGTACTGTTACTATGGGACAACCAGGCTTGGACCGCTGCTGAGGACCATTACAAAGAAAAAGGAAAACTGTCTAAAAACTATTCCCTGGCAATCCAGGTGTATGTGAATGCAACATCCAACGTTTACAAGTCATTCAACGCTGCCACTCGTACCCAAAAGGAGAGCTACAAAACTGCGTTCAAGTACCACTCCCTGCACTTCTTTTTGGCCAATGCCTTACGAATGCTGAACAAGAACAAGAACAACAAGAATAAGACTTTCCAAACCTTCCGTGGATCTAAAGACTCTTTCGAGGGTGTCCAATATGAAATGCGATTCGGACAGTTCACCTCGAGCTCTTTAGACAAGAAAATCGCTGGTGAACGCTTTGGAAGTCGCTCCTGTTTTGAGATCACCACTTACCTTGGTGCCCCACTGGGGGAGTACACATCTCAGATGGCTCATGAGAAGGAGGTGCTGATTCCTCCCTACGAGGTGTTCAAAATTACAGAGGTGCTGAAGAGAACAGACAAGAAAGACCTCTGGTGTGATGTCGTTTACAAACTGGAGAGTACTAAGAAAGAAAAAagtgacctggattgcagtttgTTTAAGCAATTCCAAGGAGAATAA
- the LOC139403163 gene encoding ecto-ADP-ribosyltransferase 5-like — translation MLLLQKIFPLDMAPDSVDDIYDGCRDEAFQRVDDYYLPHEKNTTTNFRRAWDIAEKHASIPTDGLQKVHSVSMYLYTNNQPQPPSESIYIDFNKAVRQGRYGYGTSFQYHSLHFYLTDAMQILKRSQTTCWTTYRRTNVYFDQDVVDKEMRFGYFVSSSLHKTLYDFGDTSCFEINTCFGVDLTYYSAYANEGEVLIPPYEVFKVTNIQTKSAVSNLWCKVVYTLKSTGKWKSDLNCKAIDTGYCYMKLLTMFLVTIVFIYLQH, via the coding sequence ATGTTACTGTTACAGAAGATTTTCCCACTGGACATGGCACCTGATTCCGTTGATGACATATACGATGGCTGCAGAGACGAAGCCTTTCAGAGGGTGGATGACTACTACCTCCCACATGAGAAAAACACCACCACTAACTTCAGAAGAGCCTGGGACATAGCAGAGAAACATGCATCCATTCCAACAGATGGTCTGCAGAAAGTGCATTCCGTCTCTATGTATTTGTACACAAATAACCAACCCCAACCTCCTTCTGAATCCATCTACATAGACTTCAACAAAGCAGTTAGACAAGGCAGGTATGGTTATGGAACATCATTCCAGTACCATTCCCTGCACTTCTATCTGACTGACGCCATGCAGATTCTCAAACGAAGTCAAACAACATGTTGGACCACCTACCGTAGAACCAATGTGTATTTTGATCAGGATGTTGTCGACAAAGAAATGCGCTTTGGTTATTTTGTCTCAAGTTCTTTACATAAGACTTTATACGATTTTGGAGACACATCCTGCTTTGAGATCAACACATGTTTTGGTGTTGACTTGACATATTACTCTGCATATGCAAACGAGGGGGAAGTTTTGATTCCTCCCTATGAGGTATTCAAAGTGACCAACATCCAGACAAAGTCAGCAGTCAGTAACCTGTGGTGTAAAGTCGTCTACACTCTAAAGAGCACTGGGAAATGGAAGAGTGACCTGAATTGTAAAGCAATAGATACAGGCTACTGCTACATGAAGCTACTAACTATGTTCCTTGTCACAATAGTGTTCATATATTTACAacactaa